A genomic stretch from Gemmatimonadaceae bacterium includes:
- a CDS encoding DUF1446 domain-containing protein: MKSVVRIASGQGFWGDWLAAPRRQVEGGPVDYLMLDYLAEVTMSILQKQKERDPAMGYARDFVGAIDSVLEAIVERGVRVIANAGGVNPRACGDAILALADKRGARGKLKLGVVTGDDLLPRLDQLIAEGHALANMETGEPLAAIRDRVLSANAYIGSVPIVDALAFGANVVITGRSTDTALTMAPLRHEFGWKADDWDRLAAGIIAGHIIECGAQCSGGNCLHEWQSIPDLANVGYPIVEARRDGTFEIIKHPGTGGRISVPSVTEQLVYEMGDPHAYITPDVVADFTSIRLEATGQDRVRVFGIRGAPATDKLKVSIAYRAGFKAVGTLVYSWPDAMAKATLADRVLRERFTMLGLSFDAILTEFVGVNSTHGPLAGDGHANDEVQLRIGVRSSDRTMVERFTRELAPLVLNGPPSVTGFAGGRPKVEEIVAYWPALVDKTVVMPQVEIVE, translated from the coding sequence ATGAAATCCGTGGTACGCATTGCCTCCGGACAGGGGTTCTGGGGAGACTGGCTCGCTGCGCCCCGCCGTCAGGTGGAGGGCGGGCCCGTGGACTACCTGATGCTCGACTACCTGGCCGAGGTCACGATGTCCATTCTGCAGAAGCAGAAGGAGCGCGATCCCGCGATGGGATACGCGCGGGACTTCGTGGGCGCCATCGATTCCGTGCTGGAGGCGATCGTCGAGCGGGGCGTGCGCGTCATTGCCAACGCCGGCGGCGTGAACCCGAGGGCGTGTGGCGACGCGATCCTCGCGCTCGCTGACAAGCGCGGTGCGCGCGGCAAACTCAAGCTCGGTGTCGTCACGGGTGATGACCTGCTGCCGCGCCTCGATCAGCTCATCGCCGAAGGACATGCCCTCGCCAACATGGAGACGGGCGAACCGCTGGCGGCGATCCGTGACCGGGTGCTATCGGCCAACGCGTATATCGGTTCCGTGCCGATCGTCGATGCGCTCGCGTTCGGCGCCAACGTGGTGATCACCGGGCGGTCGACCGACACGGCGCTCACCATGGCGCCCTTGCGGCACGAGTTCGGGTGGAAGGCCGACGACTGGGACCGCCTCGCCGCGGGCATCATCGCCGGGCACATCATCGAGTGCGGGGCCCAGTGCTCGGGAGGGAACTGCCTCCACGAATGGCAGTCGATTCCCGACCTCGCCAACGTCGGGTACCCGATCGTCGAAGCTCGGCGCGACGGGACGTTCGAGATCATCAAGCACCCGGGCACGGGCGGGCGGATTTCCGTTCCCTCGGTCACCGAACAGCTGGTCTACGAAATGGGCGACCCGCACGCGTACATCACACCGGACGTCGTCGCCGACTTCACGTCGATCCGGCTCGAGGCCACCGGCCAGGACCGGGTGCGGGTCTTCGGCATTCGCGGCGCGCCGGCCACGGACAAGCTCAAGGTGTCGATCGCCTATCGTGCCGGCTTCAAGGCGGTCGGGACGCTGGTGTACTCGTGGCCCGACGCCATGGCCAAGGCCACACTCGCCGACCGCGTGCTGCGCGAGCGCTTCACCATGCTCGGGCTCTCGTTCGATGCCATCCTCACCGAGTTCGTCGGCGTCAACAGCACCCACGGTCCACTGGCCGGTGACGGGCACGCCAACGACGAAGTGCAGCTCCGCATCGGCGTGCGCTCGTCCGATCGCACGATGGTCGAGCGCTTCACCCGCGAACTCGCACCCCTCGTACTCAATGGCCCACCGAGTGTGACCGGCTTCGCCGGTGGCCGGCCAAAGGTGGAGGAGATCGTCGCGTACTGGCCGGCGCTCGTCGACAAGACCGTCGTCATGCCGCAAGTGGAGATCGTCGAATGA
- a CDS encoding methylmalonyl-CoA mutase, protein MTSIRDLSDAIRAKDEELESLRAEVQAWRERYGRGEKRDIAFTNSAFEVEPVYTALDAAGAQPLPGTFPYTRGIHPTGYRGRLWTMRQFAGFGTARETNARFKFLLEHGQTGLSTAFDFPTLMGYDSDHPRSEGEVGKTGVAISSLADMETLFDGIPLDQVSTSMTINGPAVILFCFYVAAAERQGVPPEKIRGTVQNDILKEYMAQHAWCYPIEPALRLIIDLFDWGAQHAPQWNTVSISGYHIREAGATAAQELAFTLANGFTYVERGIARGLPVDTFAPRLSFFFDVHNDFFEEVAKLRAARRIWARRMKDVYGARDPRSWMLRFHSQTAGVTLTAQQPMNNVVRVAYQALAAVLGGTQSLHTNSMDETLALPTEQAVQVALRTQQVLAYETGVPNVSDPLGGSWYVEALTDQLERDAEALFAQIEEVGGVVKGIEAGWFQRKIAESAARQQWEIEQHRRVIVGVNEFVTQEAELDIPVLRVGHEADLSQRERLAQLKASRDGALVQSRLDALTAAAATRANLVPFILDCARCYCTLYEIRHALEKEFGAYREPVFF, encoded by the coding sequence ATGACGTCGATACGCGATCTGTCGGACGCGATCCGCGCGAAAGACGAGGAACTCGAGTCGCTGCGCGCCGAAGTCCAGGCCTGGCGGGAGCGCTATGGCCGGGGCGAGAAGCGCGACATCGCCTTCACCAACTCGGCGTTCGAGGTCGAGCCCGTCTACACGGCCCTGGACGCCGCCGGGGCCCAGCCACTGCCGGGCACGTTTCCGTACACCCGCGGTATCCATCCCACCGGATACCGCGGACGCCTCTGGACGATGCGTCAGTTCGCGGGGTTCGGCACGGCGCGCGAGACCAACGCGCGCTTCAAGTTCCTGCTCGAGCACGGGCAGACGGGGTTGTCGACCGCATTCGACTTTCCGACGCTGATGGGGTACGACTCGGACCATCCGCGCTCCGAAGGCGAGGTCGGCAAGACGGGCGTGGCGATTTCGAGCCTGGCCGACATGGAGACGCTCTTCGACGGCATCCCGCTCGACCAGGTGTCGACGTCGATGACGATCAACGGGCCGGCGGTGATCCTGTTCTGCTTCTACGTCGCGGCGGCCGAGCGGCAGGGGGTGCCGCCGGAGAAGATCCGCGGCACGGTGCAGAACGACATCCTCAAGGAGTACATGGCGCAGCATGCGTGGTGCTATCCCATCGAGCCCGCGCTGCGCCTGATCATCGACCTGTTCGACTGGGGCGCGCAGCACGCGCCGCAGTGGAACACGGTCTCCATCTCCGGCTACCACATCCGGGAGGCGGGGGCCACCGCCGCGCAGGAACTGGCCTTCACGCTGGCCAACGGGTTCACCTACGTGGAGCGCGGCATCGCTCGCGGGCTGCCGGTCGACACCTTCGCCCCGCGCCTCTCGTTCTTCTTCGACGTGCATAACGACTTCTTCGAGGAAGTCGCCAAGCTCCGCGCGGCGCGCCGGATCTGGGCCCGACGCATGAAGGACGTGTACGGGGCCCGCGATCCGCGCTCCTGGATGCTGCGCTTCCACTCGCAGACGGCCGGCGTCACCCTCACGGCGCAGCAGCCGATGAACAACGTGGTGCGCGTTGCCTATCAGGCGCTGGCCGCGGTGCTCGGCGGCACCCAGTCGCTGCACACCAACTCCATGGACGAGACGCTCGCCCTCCCCACCGAACAGGCGGTGCAGGTGGCGCTGCGGACCCAGCAGGTGCTCGCCTACGAGACCGGCGTGCCCAACGTCAGCGACCCGTTAGGCGGTTCGTGGTACGTCGAGGCGCTCACCGACCAGCTCGAGCGCGACGCCGAGGCGCTGTTCGCGCAGATCGAGGAGGTCGGTGGCGTCGTCAAGGGAATCGAGGCCGGATGGTTCCAGCGCAAGATCGCCGAGAGTGCGGCCCGCCAGCAGTGGGAGATCGAGCAGCACCGTCGCGTGATCGTCGGCGTCAACGAGTTCGTCACGCAGGAGGCGGAACTCGACATCCCGGTACTCCGGGTCGGGCACGAGGCGGACCTGTCACAGCGCGAGCGGCTCGCACAGCTGAAGGCATCGCGGGACGGTGCGCTGGTCCAGTCCCGTCTCGACGCGCTCACCGCGGCCGCCGCAACCAGGGCCAACCTCGTTCCGTTCATCCTCGACTGCGCGCGCTGCTACTGCACGCTGTACGAGATCAGGCATGCGCTGGAGAAGGAGTTCGGGGCGTACCGCGAGCCGGTGTTCTTCTGA
- a CDS encoding cobalamin B12-binding domain-containing protein, whose translation MTRPIRVLVAKPGLDGHDRGAKVVAAALRDAGMEVIYTGLHQTPEMIATAAVQEDVDVVGLSILSGAHMTLFPRVRQLLVDAGREDILVTGGGIIPREDMEALAAQGVGQLFGPGTRTSDLVEYIRHWFEAKQHQAT comes from the coding sequence ATGACCAGACCGATTCGCGTACTCGTAGCCAAACCAGGCCTCGACGGGCACGACCGCGGAGCCAAGGTGGTGGCCGCGGCGCTGCGTGATGCCGGGATGGAGGTGATCTACACCGGGTTGCATCAGACGCCGGAGATGATCGCGACCGCCGCGGTCCAGGAAGACGTCGACGTCGTAGGCCTGTCGATCCTGAGCGGCGCGCACATGACGCTATTTCCCCGGGTGCGCCAGCTGCTCGTGGACGCCGGCCGCGAGGACATCCTCGTCACCGGGGGCGGCATCATTCCGCGTGAAGACATGGAGGCCCTCGCCGCGCAGGGCGTGGGGCAGCTGTTCGGGCCCGGGACGCGCACATCAGACCTCGTGGAATACATCCGCCACTGGTTCGAGGCCAAGCAGCACCAGGCGACGTGA
- a CDS encoding DUF21 domain-containing protein, giving the protein MTATSLLTISIVIVACLTAVATAVRSVSRIWLRHWVERRLSGAPTAELYLERPQQLILAATTAVALTVFLAGTFLGTHLPGGPLVTAQVVLTYVLSLLVFGQLLPRAVARRWPSAIIPPLLPLLRALEFVLTPMLALVKRLTGEAEHEAREQLAADDGDTLGELLREGELEGVGEHTEIAIIEGVVHFGEKKVGEVMTPREDIFAVDASLPAGELATRIAQGTYSRVPVYRGSLDDTVGFIHAFDMLQADEGAAPALRPIGVASPTMACNDLLFRMLRERKHLTLVKAEGRILGLVTLEDLLEELVGDIRDEHDEPAGPSIPEATRRPES; this is encoded by the coding sequence ATGACGGCGACCTCCCTGCTCACCATCTCCATCGTGATCGTGGCCTGCCTGACGGCGGTCGCCACGGCGGTGCGCTCGGTGAGCCGCATCTGGCTTCGCCATTGGGTCGAACGGCGGCTCAGCGGCGCGCCCACCGCCGAGCTGTACCTCGAACGTCCGCAGCAGCTCATCCTCGCGGCGACGACCGCGGTGGCGCTCACGGTCTTCCTCGCCGGCACCTTCCTCGGCACACATCTCCCCGGTGGCCCGCTCGTCACCGCGCAGGTGGTGCTGACCTACGTGCTCTCGCTGCTCGTCTTTGGGCAGTTGCTGCCGCGCGCGGTGGCGCGACGGTGGCCAAGCGCGATCATTCCTCCGCTGCTCCCGCTCCTGCGGGCGCTCGAGTTCGTCCTGACGCCGATGCTCGCCCTGGTCAAGCGACTCACCGGCGAGGCGGAACACGAAGCTCGCGAGCAGCTGGCCGCGGACGATGGCGATACCCTCGGGGAACTCCTCCGCGAAGGTGAGCTCGAGGGTGTCGGGGAGCATACGGAGATCGCGATCATCGAGGGCGTCGTCCACTTTGGTGAAAAGAAGGTCGGCGAGGTGATGACGCCGCGCGAAGACATCTTTGCCGTCGACGCTTCGCTCCCGGCTGGTGAGCTCGCGACGCGCATCGCGCAGGGCACGTATAGTCGTGTGCCCGTCTACCGGGGATCGCTGGACGACACGGTGGGTTTCATCCACGCGTTCGACATGCTGCAGGCCGACGAAGGGGCGGCCCCCGCGTTGCGGCCGATCGGGGTCGCGTCGCCGACGATGGCGTGCAACGACCTCCTCTTCCGCATGCTGCGCGAGCGCAAGCACCTCACGCTGGTCAAGGCCGAGGGGCGCATCCTGGGTCTCGTCACGCTTGAAGACCTGCTGGAAGAACTGGTGGGAGACATCCGCGACGAGCACGACGAGCCCGCCGGGCCGTCGATCCCCGAGGCCACGCGGAGGCCGGAGTCATGA
- a CDS encoding methyltransferase domain-containing protein, producing the protein MLDLLGLPAGTRILDCPCGQGRHAHLLAEAGFVVDGLDFSPALLARARERGTDPARLRYTQGDMRRLPRRWTGKFDAVVNLFTSFGFFVSPGDDARVIAEFARVLRPGGTLVWHGGSRDGVMSRFLAKDWWPTSRGTMVGQERRFDPLSGILTISSTFIGGPRALPAREHRIRLYTATRLAELMRDAGLLVEAAYDAWTDRPLRRTSSEMLLVARKVD; encoded by the coding sequence TTGCTCGACCTGCTCGGGCTCCCGGCCGGTACGCGTATCCTCGATTGTCCCTGTGGCCAGGGACGTCATGCGCACCTGCTTGCGGAGGCCGGTTTCGTGGTGGACGGCCTCGACTTCTCGCCGGCATTGCTGGCGCGCGCCCGTGAGCGTGGCACCGACCCGGCGCGTCTTCGCTACACGCAGGGAGACATGCGCCGGCTCCCTCGGCGATGGACCGGCAAGTTCGACGCGGTGGTCAACCTGTTCACTTCGTTCGGCTTCTTCGTGTCCCCGGGCGACGATGCCCGGGTGATCGCCGAGTTCGCTCGCGTGCTGCGGCCCGGCGGCACGCTCGTCTGGCACGGAGGGAGCCGCGACGGCGTGATGTCGAGGTTCCTGGCCAAGGATTGGTGGCCGACGTCACGCGGGACGATGGTCGGGCAGGAGCGACGTTTCGATCCGCTCTCGGGCATCCTGACCATCTCGTCGACGTTCATCGGAGGGCCGCGCGCCCTTCCGGCGCGCGAGCACCGCATCCGCCTGTACACGGCGACGCGACTCGCTGAGCTGATGCGCGATGCCGGGCTCCTGGTGGAAGCTGCGTACGACGCGTGGACGGATCGGCCGCTGCGGCGGACTTCATCGGAGATGCTGCTGGTGGCCCGCAAGGTCGACTGA
- the meaB gene encoding methylmalonyl Co-A mutase-associated GTPase MeaB, whose product MSLIDRLLADFDAGKPAALARAVSIVENQREGYDALLSTLHPRIGRARRVGVTGPPGAGKSTLSTLLVQTWRASGLRVGVVAVDPTSPFTGGALLGDRIRMESVALDPGVFIRSLATRGSLGGLSASARVVADVLDAFGFDRILLETVGVGQSELDIARVADSTLVVLVPESGDSIQTLKAGLMEIADLFVVNKADRPGADRMRNDIELMLGLRAGLTLRDVPAHHGVDLGRINNPGKAARLAAATEQPAAWVPPVIRSVAAKGEGTTEIVDALDRHARYLETSGELERRRRARWREQVVEVAEQRIRRRVWEDAGIRRYIEQQLPAIASGHVSPFGIADELLHRGADLLRKGQP is encoded by the coding sequence ATGAGCCTGATCGACCGACTGCTCGCCGACTTCGACGCCGGTAAACCGGCGGCGCTGGCGCGGGCCGTGAGCATCGTCGAGAACCAGCGCGAGGGGTACGACGCCCTGTTGTCGACGCTGCATCCGCGCATTGGCCGCGCCCGGCGGGTCGGGGTGACAGGGCCACCCGGAGCGGGGAAGAGCACGCTCAGTACCCTGCTCGTGCAGACGTGGCGGGCTTCCGGACTCCGCGTCGGTGTGGTCGCGGTGGACCCGACGTCGCCGTTCACCGGCGGCGCGTTGCTGGGCGATCGGATTCGCATGGAGAGCGTGGCGCTGGATCCGGGCGTCTTCATCCGCTCGCTGGCCACGCGCGGGTCGTTAGGCGGGCTGTCGGCCTCGGCGCGCGTCGTGGCCGACGTGCTCGACGCGTTCGGATTCGACCGCATTCTGCTGGAGACGGTCGGTGTGGGACAGAGCGAGCTGGACATCGCGCGCGTGGCCGACTCGACCCTGGTCGTCCTCGTGCCCGAGTCCGGAGACTCGATCCAGACGCTCAAGGCGGGCCTCATGGAGATCGCCGACCTGTTCGTGGTGAACAAGGCGGACCGCCCCGGCGCCGATCGGATGCGCAACGACATCGAGCTCATGCTCGGCCTGCGCGCCGGGCTCACGCTCAGGGACGTGCCCGCACATCACGGCGTGGACCTCGGACGCATCAACAACCCGGGGAAAGCAGCGCGACTGGCGGCAGCGACGGAACAGCCTGCCGCATGGGTGCCGCCGGTGATCCGCAGCGTGGCGGCGAAAGGGGAGGGAACGACCGAAATCGTGGACGCGCTGGATCGTCATGCGCGCTATCTTGAGACCAGCGGCGAGCTGGAGCGTCGCCGTCGTGCCCGCTGGCGTGAGCAGGTCGTCGAGGTGGCGGAACAGCGGATCCGGCGCAGGGTCTGGGAAGACGCGGGGATCCGGCGCTACATCGAGCAGCAACTACCGGCCATTGCGTCGGGCCACGTGTCGCCGTTCGGGATCGCCGACGAACTGCTGCACCGCGGGGCCGACCTCCTGAGGAAGGGGCAACCATGA
- a CDS encoding acyl-CoA carboxylase subunit beta — MTSRLRERSAEVRSLEATLRQGGGAEKVARQHAQGKLTARERIAALCDPGARFLEIGLLVAHDQYDGQAPGVGVVTGIGMVEGRQVVVVANDATVKAGSWWPETIKKMLRAQEIAMRCRIPILYLVDSAGVNLPYQGGVFPGQYGAARLFYYNSIMRRYLRVPQLAAVMGPCIAGGAYLPALSDVILMVKGTSFMGLGGPNLVKGATGQTIDGETLGGAVTHTEVSGVAHYAVDDDAACLAKLRELVGRLPRGSVRFGSWGAPPENDDTTPPRETRNHPVPASAKKPPDLYDLLPADHRMSYDMHDVLRAIADDGVLDEFQGSLAREVICADARIHGIPVGVIANQRGLIKGRAGEKPRFGGIIYAESAEKVAYYIDRCDRQGIPLLFVQDVSGFMVGGEAEHEGIIRAGARWVEAMACARVPKLVLTVNHASGAGYYAMAGQGFDPDFIFSWPTGRMGVMEGESAIQAVHGPALAEAKKAGREAPREVLAAIEEMRADYEHQLDATFAAARGYVDAIIFPDETRDVLAMALQATLHNEGPHIGAFVLPPQPETVR, encoded by the coding sequence GTGACCTCACGACTGCGGGAACGAAGCGCCGAAGTGCGGTCCCTCGAGGCGACCCTTCGGCAAGGTGGTGGCGCAGAGAAGGTGGCACGCCAGCACGCCCAGGGAAAACTCACCGCGCGCGAACGCATCGCAGCGTTGTGCGATCCGGGAGCGCGCTTTCTCGAGATCGGACTGCTGGTCGCGCATGACCAGTACGACGGTCAGGCGCCTGGGGTCGGCGTCGTGACGGGTATCGGGATGGTCGAGGGGCGACAGGTGGTCGTCGTCGCGAATGACGCCACGGTGAAGGCCGGGTCGTGGTGGCCGGAGACCATCAAGAAGATGCTCCGCGCCCAGGAGATCGCGATGCGGTGTCGCATTCCGATCCTCTATCTCGTGGACTCGGCGGGCGTGAACCTGCCCTATCAGGGTGGTGTCTTCCCTGGCCAGTACGGCGCGGCGCGCCTGTTCTACTACAACTCCATCATGCGGCGCTACCTGCGCGTGCCGCAGTTGGCCGCGGTGATGGGACCGTGTATCGCCGGCGGGGCGTATCTCCCGGCGCTTTCGGACGTGATCCTGATGGTGAAGGGGACGTCGTTCATGGGCCTGGGTGGACCGAACCTGGTCAAGGGTGCGACCGGCCAAACGATCGACGGCGAGACGTTGGGCGGCGCCGTGACGCACACGGAAGTGAGTGGTGTGGCGCACTACGCCGTGGACGACGATGCGGCGTGTCTGGCGAAGTTGCGGGAACTGGTCGGCCGGCTGCCGCGTGGGTCGGTCCGCTTCGGGTCGTGGGGGGCCCCCCCCGAAAACGACGATACCACGCCCCCGCGTGAAACGCGCAACCATCCGGTCCCCGCTTCAGCCAAGAAACCGCCGGACCTCTACGATCTCCTGCCCGCCGACCACCGCATGTCCTACGACATGCACGACGTCCTTCGCGCCATCGCCGACGACGGCGTCCTCGATGAGTTCCAGGGCAGCCTTGCGCGCGAAGTCATCTGCGCCGATGCCCGCATCCACGGGATCCCCGTCGGCGTGATCGCCAACCAGCGTGGCCTCATCAAGGGACGCGCCGGAGAGAAACCGCGCTTCGGCGGCATCATCTACGCCGAGAGCGCGGAGAAGGTCGCGTACTACATCGACCGTTGCGACCGCCAGGGCATCCCGCTGCTCTTCGTCCAGGACGTCTCCGGCTTCATGGTCGGCGGCGAAGCCGAGCACGAGGGCATCATTCGCGCGGGCGCGCGCTGGGTCGAGGCCATGGCGTGCGCCCGGGTTCCCAAGCTGGTGCTCACCGTAAACCACGCCTCGGGGGCCGGCTACTACGCAATGGCCGGGCAGGGCTTCGATCCCGACTTCATCTTCTCGTGGCCGACCGGACGCATGGGCGTCATGGAGGGCGAGAGCGCCATCCAGGCGGTGCATGGTCCAGCCCTCGCCGAGGCAAAGAAGGCCGGGCGCGAAGCTCCGCGCGAGGTCCTCGCGGCGATCGAGGAGATGCGCGCCGACTACGAACACCAGCTCGACGCCACGTTCGCCGCCGCGCGCGGGTACGTCGACGCCATCATCTTCCCCGACGAGACGCGCGACGTGCTCGCCATGGCACTCCAGGCCACGCTGCATAACGAGGGCCCGCACATCGGCGCCTTCGTGCTCCCGCCGCAACCAGAGACCGTTCGATGA
- a CDS encoding hydrogenase maturation nickel metallochaperone HypA — protein MHEIDLAQDIVNLALEQASRLRATRVLAVNLRVGQLAGVEAGALHAAYREASARTVLAGSRLAIIDVPLVVWCAVCLAEVTPVRINRLRCPRCDTAAGEIRRGRELEIAALEVDA, from the coding sequence ATGCACGAGATCGACCTTGCTCAAGACATCGTGAACCTGGCCCTCGAACAGGCCAGCCGACTGCGGGCCACGCGCGTGCTCGCCGTCAACCTCCGGGTCGGCCAGTTGGCGGGCGTGGAAGCGGGCGCACTGCACGCCGCGTACCGCGAGGCCTCGGCGCGCACGGTGCTTGCCGGATCGCGCCTCGCCATCATCGACGTGCCCCTGGTCGTCTGGTGCGCGGTGTGCCTCGCCGAGGTGACGCCCGTACGGATCAATCGCCTGCGGTGCCCGCGGTGCGACACGGCGGCGGGTGAGATCAGGCGGGGTCGCGAGTTGGAGATCGCAGCGCTGGAGGTCGACGCGTGA
- the hypB gene encoding hydrogenase nickel incorporation protein HypB, with product MTTRIVEVRAGVLRRNDEVARALRREFEAAGVFVVNLVSSPGTGKTSLLQLTLSRLRESGIRTAALVGDLETDNDARRLAESGVPVKQINTHGRCHLEADMIGTHLASFDVAALDYLFIENVGNLVCPASYDLGEALRVVLLSVTEGEDKPLKYPTMVNSSDLAVITKIDLAAVCEFDRAAAHAAIHDVRPAMPILEVSARRGIGIDPWLASLAERREAWLDRLGPAAPGT from the coding sequence GTGACGACCCGGATCGTGGAGGTGCGAGCCGGCGTGCTCCGGCGGAATGACGAAGTCGCACGCGCGTTGCGCCGCGAGTTCGAGGCCGCGGGTGTATTCGTGGTCAACCTGGTCTCCAGCCCAGGGACCGGAAAGACGTCGCTCCTGCAGCTCACGCTCTCGCGACTCCGCGAGTCTGGCATCCGCACCGCGGCCCTGGTGGGCGACCTCGAGACGGACAATGACGCGCGGCGGCTGGCGGAGAGCGGGGTGCCCGTGAAACAGATCAATACGCACGGGCGCTGCCATCTGGAGGCCGACATGATCGGCACGCACCTGGCCAGCTTCGACGTCGCGGCACTCGATTACCTGTTCATCGAGAACGTGGGCAATCTCGTCTGCCCGGCGAGCTACGACCTCGGTGAAGCCCTGCGCGTCGTGTTGCTGTCGGTCACTGAGGGCGAAGACAAACCGCTCAAGTACCCGACGATGGTCAACTCGTCCGACCTGGCGGTGATCACCAAGATCGATCTGGCTGCGGTCTGCGAGTTCGATCGGGCGGCGGCACATGCCGCGATCCATGACGTGCGGCCGGCGATGCCCATTCTCGAGGTGTCGGCCCGGCGAGGGATTGGCATCGATCCGTGGCTGGCCAGCCTTGCCGAGCGCCGCGAGGCCTGGCTCGACCGTCTCGGGCCGGCCGCACCGGGGACCTGA
- a CDS encoding HlyC/CorC family transporter codes for MIPGLVLALVGAALAYACAAADGALLALDPEQGLPEPLRALHARRERAHRALAFARVTAQLLSGVGVAVTLGLDAIPFRHALWQGGLAAVVLVMTSESLARSRGTIGGLAVASRRFGFILLMERLLAPIVTLGSWFDQLLHRLLPPAETPGEDRQRTADQFRQVVASEAEVSKDQEVLLNGVFRLGQTAVHELMIPRVDIVAIDREAPWSEVVDRLRSAEHARLPVFTETIDNVTGILFAKDVLPLIVADEVPDDWPARARPPVFIPAGKSADAQLRDFQATGMHIAIVADEFGGTAGLITIEDVLEEIVGDIHDEYDEDEPRVESDEGWRFWVSGRMTLDELSELVSHDLRHDEVSTVGGLVYELLGRVPRAGEDLEFRGFRVVIERVVRRRITRVYLERLDDRSGDAAGQEDA; via the coding sequence ATGATTCCGGGCCTCGTCCTCGCGCTCGTCGGAGCAGCGCTCGCCTACGCGTGCGCGGCCGCCGACGGCGCGCTCCTGGCCCTCGACCCTGAGCAGGGGCTGCCCGAGCCGCTCCGCGCCCTGCACGCACGACGCGAGCGCGCGCATCGCGCGCTCGCGTTCGCACGCGTGACGGCGCAGCTGCTCTCGGGCGTTGGGGTCGCCGTGACCCTCGGGCTCGACGCGATCCCGTTCCGTCACGCTCTCTGGCAGGGTGGACTTGCGGCGGTCGTCCTGGTGATGACCAGCGAGTCGCTGGCGCGCAGCCGCGGAACCATTGGTGGCCTCGCCGTCGCCAGCCGTCGATTCGGCTTCATCCTGCTGATGGAACGGCTGCTGGCGCCCATCGTGACGCTGGGCAGCTGGTTCGATCAACTGCTCCATCGTCTCCTCCCGCCCGCCGAAACGCCGGGTGAGGATCGGCAGCGAACGGCGGATCAGTTCCGGCAGGTCGTCGCCTCCGAAGCCGAAGTCTCCAAGGACCAGGAGGTGCTGCTCAACGGCGTCTTCCGCCTTGGGCAGACGGCGGTTCACGAACTCATGATCCCCCGGGTCGATATCGTCGCGATCGACCGCGAGGCTCCGTGGTCCGAGGTCGTGGATCGTCTGCGCAGCGCCGAACACGCGCGATTGCCCGTCTTCACGGAAACGATCGACAACGTCACGGGCATCCTGTTCGCCAAGGACGTGCTGCCGCTGATCGTCGCCGACGAAGTGCCTGACGACTGGCCGGCGCGCGCGCGACCGCCGGTGTTCATTCCGGCCGGCAAGAGCGCCGACGCCCAGCTGCGCGACTTCCAGGCGACGGGGATGCACATCGCCATCGTCGCCGACGAGTTCGGAGGCACCGCGGGACTCATCACCATCGAGGACGTGCTCGAGGAGATCGTGGGGGACATCCACGACGAGTACGACGAAGACGAGCCGCGCGTCGAGTCCGATGAGGGTTGGCGCTTCTGGGTGTCGGGGCGAATGACCCTCGACGAACTCTCGGAACTGGTCTCCCACGACCTGCGCCACGACGAGGTCTCGACGGTCGGTGGCCTCGTGTACGAACTGCTGGGGCGCGTGCCCCGCGCGGGCGAGGACCTCGAGTTTCGCGGCTTCCGCGTCGTCATCGAACGCGTCGTCCGCCGACGGATCACGCGCGTCTATCTTGAACGCCTGGACGACCGGTCGGGCGATGCGGCGGGGCAGGAGGACGCATGA